A window of the Sandaracinaceae bacterium genome harbors these coding sequences:
- a CDS encoding rhomboid family intramembrane serine protease: MGQRESAMVALRREFTLYKWLLLFVIASWWVVEAIDTVLPGMTLDVFGIRPRTQAGLVGILLAPFLHGGFQHVLNNSIGMLFLGGAVILRSVRDYVVVFLSAMFVGGLGVWLIAPSNSVHIGASGVVYGYLGYLLTTGWFERKPLAIVLSVVAAVLWGGLLPGVLPGQPGISWQGHLFGCLGGVLAASYLAKRAPAREARPNGAGRAKSR; this comes from the coding sequence ATGGGTCAGCGCGAGTCCGCGATGGTGGCGCTTCGAAGAGAGTTCACGCTCTACAAGTGGCTGCTGCTCTTCGTCATCGCGTCGTGGTGGGTGGTCGAGGCCATCGACACCGTGCTGCCGGGGATGACGCTGGACGTCTTCGGCATTCGTCCCCGCACCCAGGCGGGCCTGGTGGGCATCCTGCTTGCGCCGTTCCTGCACGGCGGCTTCCAGCACGTCCTCAACAACAGCATCGGCATGCTGTTCCTGGGGGGCGCCGTCATCCTGCGCAGCGTCCGCGACTACGTCGTGGTGTTCCTCAGCGCGATGTTCGTCGGGGGCCTGGGCGTGTGGCTCATCGCGCCTTCCAACAGCGTGCACATCGGCGCCAGCGGTGTGGTCTACGGCTACCTGGGGTACCTGCTGACCACCGGCTGGTTCGAGCGCAAGCCCCTCGCCATCGTGCTGAGCGTGGTCGCCGCGGTGCTGTGGGGCGGCCTGCTCCCCGGCGTGCTGCCAGGCCAACCTGGCATCTCGTGGCAGGGTCACCTGTTCGGCTGCCTGGGCGGCGTGCTGGCCGCGAGCTACCTGGCCAAGCGTGCCCCAGCACGCGAGGCCCGGCCAAACGGCGCCGGGCGCGCGAAGTCGCGCTGA
- a CDS encoding GNAT family N-acetyltransferase: MTSAVTTESRLQIRSATKPDFDQIVAVLDRWWGGPSPERAHPLFFHEFGETALVAEEGGLLVGFLLGLHTRSQPATGYIHLVGIHPEHRRRGVGQDLYTTFCEHARAAGMARVKAIAAVGHEGPTRFHLALGFEGAEDPDYAGRGRARMVFTKDL, translated from the coding sequence ATGACCTCAGCCGTCACGACGGAGTCGCGACTCCAGATCAGGTCCGCCACCAAGCCGGACTTCGATCAAATCGTGGCCGTTCTGGACCGCTGGTGGGGGGGACCATCGCCGGAGCGCGCCCACCCCTTGTTCTTCCACGAGTTCGGTGAGACCGCCCTGGTCGCCGAGGAGGGGGGGCTGCTGGTCGGCTTCCTGCTCGGCCTGCACACCCGCTCACAGCCCGCGACAGGGTACATCCACTTGGTGGGCATCCACCCAGAGCACCGCCGCCGTGGTGTTGGACAGGACCTCTACACCACGTTCTGCGAACACGCGCGCGCGGCGGGGATGGCGCGCGTCAAGGCCATCGCCGCGGTGGGACACGAGGGACCCACACGCTTCCACCTCGCCCTCGGATTCGAGGGCGCGGAGGACCCGGACTACGCTGGTCGCGGTCGCGCCCGCATGGTCTTCACCAAGGACCTTTGA
- a CDS encoding PilZ domain-containing protein encodes MTYSAAQTARTARERLGQALAALQQHSDIPEDVMAVASNIAQSIGALFEAERASSELDGRASVKNALGTLGQTLALLQDVPAQYKQRLEPAVEAIAASMSALYPLAHAPSMPPAQSAYAATAVGHIPPHAPVPKEAHVAAAAPAPSPSQYSYQAPVSEQAAPAAAPYVAPAAAAPAPAALQPAPAPAPEPEPVARTRTSGPPPAPTPAGARASVEANIGATTESNFFVGFSGEISEGGVFLATYDVLAVRSSVEVLVTLPGGYEFKVNGWVRYVRDPFDFSADSDPGMGIQFENLQAKDRELIMRFIRKRAPTFYDD; translated from the coding sequence ATGACCTACTCTGCGGCCCAGACCGCTCGCACCGCGCGTGAACGCCTCGGCCAGGCGCTCGCCGCGCTCCAGCAGCACTCCGACATCCCCGAAGACGTCATGGCGGTCGCCTCCAACATCGCGCAGTCCATCGGGGCCCTGTTCGAGGCCGAGCGCGCGTCGTCCGAGCTCGACGGTCGCGCGTCGGTGAAGAACGCGCTCGGGACGCTGGGGCAGACACTCGCGCTGCTGCAGGACGTACCGGCCCAATACAAGCAGCGCCTGGAGCCAGCGGTCGAGGCCATCGCGGCGTCCATGAGCGCGCTGTACCCGCTCGCGCACGCGCCGTCGATGCCGCCTGCGCAGTCCGCCTACGCCGCGACCGCGGTCGGACACATCCCACCGCACGCGCCTGTGCCCAAGGAGGCCCACGTGGCCGCTGCGGCGCCAGCGCCCTCGCCGTCGCAATACTCCTACCAGGCTCCCGTGTCCGAACAGGCGGCGCCCGCGGCAGCCCCGTACGTGGCGCCTGCAGCTGCTGCGCCCGCTCCAGCGGCATTGCAGCCAGCCCCCGCACCGGCCCCGGAACCCGAGCCCGTCGCGCGCACGCGCACCTCCGGGCCACCCCCCGCCCCGACGCCGGCGGGCGCGCGTGCGTCGGTCGAGGCCAACATCGGCGCCACCACCGAGAGCAACTTCTTCGTGGGGTTCTCCGGCGAGATCTCCGAGGGCGGCGTTTTCCTCGCCACGTACGACGTGCTGGCGGTGCGCAGCTCGGTCGAGGTGCTGGTCACGCTCCCGGGCGGCTACGAGTTCAAGGTCAACGGGTGGGTCCGCTACGTGCGCGACCCGTTCGACTTCAGCGCCGACTCCGATCCCGGCATGGGCATCCAGTTCGAGAACCTGCAGGCCAAGGACCGCGAGCTGATCATGCGCTTCATCCGCAAGCGCGCGCCCACGTTCTACGACGACTGA
- the argJ gene encoding bifunctional glutamate N-acetyltransferase/amino-acid acetyltransferase ArgJ: MSHAQLALVHVEEPTDGDPDATRFSFDSALTGGRVTLADTLEHQPAGLRSAALKAGIKYADTLDFMVVTMDAAGPATGVFTRNRSCSPAVTLDRAHLADGTAQTLVVISKNANVFTPTAMDDTRAIVNAVAKRLGVRDVDVLTSATGVIGVSLPMAKVNAAIAQLPEALQEGLLPDVASAILTTDRGPKVASARFGDVVLAGMAKGAGMIEPNMATMLVYFFTNLDVPSERLNALVKRAVDATFNAISVDTDTSTSDSLMLLSTGAVATSPDAERDLEACLTAMCLKLAREVVYQAEGATKLIEARVHGTDNDVDAKAMAKQIINSPLMKAAVFGADPNWGRVVMAIGKPGPGREALLDPTQIRIHINDALLFDRGAAVPLDLGAVSASIRDRKKVTIDVAVGGGNGSATVWGCDLSYEYVKVNAEYTT, encoded by the coding sequence ATGAGCCACGCGCAGCTTGCCCTCGTGCACGTCGAGGAGCCCACCGACGGTGATCCCGACGCCACACGCTTCTCGTTCGACTCGGCGCTCACCGGCGGCCGCGTCACGCTCGCGGACACGCTCGAGCACCAGCCGGCGGGGCTGCGCAGCGCAGCGCTGAAAGCAGGCATCAAGTACGCGGATACCCTCGACTTCATGGTGGTGACCATGGACGCTGCGGGTCCCGCCACCGGTGTCTTCACGCGCAACCGCTCGTGCAGCCCTGCGGTCACGCTGGACCGCGCGCACCTGGCGGACGGCACCGCGCAGACGCTGGTGGTCATCAGCAAGAACGCCAACGTGTTCACGCCCACGGCCATGGACGACACGCGCGCCATCGTGAACGCCGTCGCCAAGCGCCTCGGCGTGCGCGACGTCGACGTCCTCACATCGGCCACGGGCGTCATTGGCGTGTCGTTGCCGATGGCCAAGGTCAACGCCGCCATCGCGCAGCTGCCCGAGGCCCTGCAAGAAGGCCTGCTCCCGGACGTGGCGTCCGCCATCCTCACCACGGACCGCGGCCCGAAGGTCGCGTCGGCGCGCTTCGGCGACGTGGTGCTGGCCGGCATGGCCAAGGGCGCGGGGATGATCGAGCCCAACATGGCCACCATGCTGGTCTACTTCTTCACCAACCTGGACGTCCCCAGCGAGCGCCTGAACGCGCTCGTGAAGCGCGCGGTGGACGCCACGTTCAACGCCATCTCGGTCGACACCGACACCAGCACCAGCGACTCGCTCATGCTCCTGTCGACCGGGGCGGTCGCCACGTCGCCAGACGCAGAGCGTGACCTCGAGGCGTGCCTCACGGCCATGTGCCTCAAGCTCGCGCGCGAGGTCGTCTATCAGGCCGAAGGCGCGACGAAGCTGATCGAGGCGCGCGTGCACGGCACCGACAACGACGTGGACGCGAAGGCGATGGCCAAGCAGATCATCAACTCGCCGTTGATGAAGGCCGCCGTTTTCGGGGCGGACCCCAACTGGGGGCGCGTGGTGATGGCCATCGGCAAGCCGGGCCCCGGCCGCGAAGCGCTGCTCGATCCCACGCAGATCCGCATCCACATCAACGACGCGCTGCTGTTCGACCGTGGCGCCGCGGTGCCCCTCGACCTCGGCGCGGTCAGCGCCAGCATCCGCGACCGCAAGAAGGTCACCATCGACGTCGCCGTCGGGGGCGGCAACGGCTCCGCCACCGTGTGGGGCTGCGACCTCAGCTACGAGTACGTCAAGGTCAACGCCGAGTACACCACCTGA